A single Seriola aureovittata isolate HTS-2021-v1 ecotype China chromosome 19, ASM2101889v1, whole genome shotgun sequence DNA region contains:
- the tcf21 gene encoding transcription factor 21 — MSTGSLSDVDDELLDGILKFGSSGKDSNESTEESSNCEGPCANDERRDAPGKKRKTSSRKTSAKGVAQQEGKQVQRNAANARERARMRVLSKAFSRLKTSLPWVPPDTKLSKLDTLRLASSYIAHLRQILANDKYENGYIHPVNLTWPFMVAGKPENDLKEMLNTTRLCGTTAS, encoded by the exons ATGTCCACCGGGTCTCTCAGCGATGTCGACGACGAGCTCCTGGACGGCATCCTGAAGTTTGGCTCCTCCGGCAAAGACTCCAACgagagcacagaggagagcTCCAACTGCGAGGGCCCCTGCGCAAACGACGAGCGGAGAGACGCGCCGGGCAAGAAAAGGAAGACATCGTCCCGGAAAACTTCAGCCAAGGGTGTGGCACAGCAGGAGGGCAAGCAGGTGCAGAGGAACGCGGCCAACGCGCGGGAGAGAGCCAGGATGCGCGTCCTGTCCAAAGCCTTCTCCCGGCTGAAGACTTCATTACCCTGGGTACCACCGGACACCAAGCTCTCCAAACTGGACACACTGCGCCTGGCGTCCAGCTACATCGCGCACCTCCGGCAGATACTGGCCAACGACAAATATGAAAACGGATATATCCACCCTGTTAACCTG ACGTGGCCTTTCATGGTCGCAGGTAAGCCGGAGAACGACTTGAAGGAGATGCTGAACACAACAAGGTTATGTGGAACAACGGCGTCCTGA